The following DNA comes from Pedosphaera parvula Ellin514.
CATGTAGCTGGCGAGGCCGGCGGCGGTCATCGATTTCGATGCATTGTTGGCGCCAAAGTTTGAGTAAGCCAGAAAATTGCTGCCAAACTGAGTATGCCAGGTTGCGTAGTTTGTGGCCATGGTGCTTAACGTGGCGGCGTCGATCGTGCCGGTGCCATGCTGGTTCAGCTCGTCACCATATTGCAAGCTCACCAGATCGTTCGGGTGCTGAGTCTTCTCGTTATTGGTTAAGGGATTGCTGCCATCGGTTTTTATCCAACGGCTCCAAGGCATCGTCCACCCCAGCGTTTTTTCCGAGTTTGCATCATTCCAAGAATTGAAGGTGGTGAAGTTGGCACTGGCCCATACGGAATAGTTGGTGGGCGGGGCGGGAGTACTCGTGATAAAGGCCAGTGACTGAATCTGCAGACCACGGTTCAGTATGACCTGCCGTCCGTAGCCAAGACTTGCGCATGATGCATCCGTGGCGCCACCCCACAAGCTTAAGGCGCACAAAGCGCCGATGGAGAAAGTCTGGCTGAGTCTCATGCTGAGTTCTTTTTTTGGCGATGGCAAACGGTCGGGTCTGTCTTCAATCGGGGCGTGTCGTTCCTCCCTGTGGTGCCGGTTTGGTCGGCTCCCGCCTTCAGCATCACGGATTTTTTCTGTGTTGAATCAGGTGCCATATTGAAGATTTCAAATCGCAGAGTAAGGGGCTGTATTTCCATTAAAGCGTGATTAAAAGAGACGTTGCGATATTTGAGTGGGTTACAACGTTTTTCATACGGTTTGTGATGACTTTCATACGTTCTGGGGTACGTCTTGCGTGTGGAGAGATTTGATCAGGCTCACGCTGGGTGAATGGAATCATGGTTTTATTTATTAATTGTCGGTGAGGAAAAAGAAAAGTTAGATCCCGCTCATGCGGAGATGCTACGCAAGTGAACGTGCCTGGGGTTGGCTCCATGGGTCGCGTACTCGAGTTAAATTTAAAGAAGGTCTGAAATCACGAACCTGACGGAAAATTTTTGCGGCGTTGGCCGCGTACGCGGGTAGAGGCAGCGGATTGATTAGAATCCCGGGCCATGTCACGGAATCGACGCAGCGAGTTCCCTACCGATTAGAACGTGCCTGGCGGTTGGATTGGGAGTTCGGAAGTTTATTTTATGGTGAAGGGGCAGGGGCCATTGGGGCCGAAGAGGTGGAGGTATTCCCATTGGTTGGTGCGGTTGGGGACCTTGATGTAGGTTCGGGATTTCAAGGAGGCATCGCTGCCATCCGTGTAAACGTATCGGACGGTGAGGGCGCTTCCATTCTGGAGGAATTCGCGAGGGACAGAACCGAGGCAGTCGCCGCGCCCGTTGAAGAAGATTGCGGCTTGTTTTTCCAAGAGTTCGGTACGGGTGGTTCCGATTGTGGATTCCAGGGATTCATGGGCTTCTTTCCGCAACGGGGCGACTTCGGATTTGAGCGAGGGGATGCGGGCGAAGACATTGCCGGATTGGTCTGTTTGCGGTGGATCGACGCGTTGGATGTTTGCGGCTTCGAGGTCGCGGACTTTTTGGGTGAGGTTGTCATAGGTTTGTTCGACGGAGCTTTTTTCAGCTTCGGTGAAGCCGAGGAGTATGGCCATGTGTTCGTTGAGGTGATTGGTTTGGAACAAGCGATTTGAAATTGTGCGGAGGCGAGGCTGTCCGGGTTTGGGGTCTATCCGCTCAGAGGTGAGATCACGAATACGAACTGTTTTCAGAAGGTCTTTGTGCAAATAGAAATAGGGTTTGTTCGTGGGCCACCAGCCTTCGGATTGTGGATCGGGAAGCGGTGAGGCATCGGCGATGATGGTTGTGTCTGGCGTGCTTGAAATCGGATGAGCGTGGAGTTGGCGGAGGCGTTGCTTGAATTGGACGAGGCGGGTCTGGTCGCTCTCCAGAGCGGAACGTGTTTCGAGAATCTGGTGGGAGAGTTGGGCAATCTCCTGGTGCAGATTGCTGATGGATTGGCGTTGCCAGGCGGCGGCGCTGACAAGACCAACAACAGTGAAGAGAAAAAGGAGTGTTTTCATTTGTTCTTTGTGGGAGCATCCGGGATTTCGGGGTGAGCTTGTTGCCATTGGCGGAGGTAATCAACCAGTTGCGGAGGCATGGGCCGATCGATAAAGCCGCGCATGGGATTGAACACGCCCTCAGGAGCGGAGTTGATGACTTCCGAGATGCGAAGTTTGTCAATACTTTGCCACTGGGGGTGCTCGCCATTGTCAAATCTTCTGGCGAGGCTGACGCCTCCGGCTGGAAGAGGGGTGAGAACAATCATAGGCTGTGTTTTGCCGAAATCCTGAAAGAGGAGGAACAAGCTGCGATCCTGACCCGCCTGGTGAAAAAGTGCCTCCGTCCGTTCTTCGCCGATGAGTTGCACAACCCCTTCTACAAACTGATTTTTCAAGTTGGTATCAGCAGATTCGTCGAGCGTAGGGAGCGACCAGACACGGGTATCTGAGTTGGTTTTGACAAACGATGGAGTATTGGCGGGGAGAGCCTCAGGACCTTGGATGTGGGCCAGGGAGTCTGCATGCAAGGAGTATTGTTGCACGCCGGCTTGAACATAGGATTGGAGACGGGATTGTCCGTTGGCATCGAGTCCGAGGGCTTTCAGGAGAGTGGGGGAGAGATGGCCGTAGCCAGTAATGACCTTCTCTTCATCGCCTGGAATTGAGCCGAAGTCCCAGGAGGAATTGTGGCCGTCGAATGCGAGCCATGGGAGGCTCTTCTTTGGCACGCGGACGTAATCGGCGGATTCATCCCAGCTGAAGAGTCGGGGATCGAGATTGTTTGTGGAGATGAGAGCGCTGGGCGAAGTCGGTTGCGAATTGGCGCGGGCTAGGCGATTGGAAGCGGCTTTGAGTTGGCGCAGGATTTCAGATTCCGAGGTGGCTGCAAGGTCGCGTGAGGATTGCAGGGAAGCGAGGAGTGTTCGCATGCGTTCCTGTTCCTGATGCAGAGAAAATAATTGTGCGCCCTGCCAGAGAAGCGGTGTGAGCAACAGGACGGCACCTGCGAGAGCGAGGTGCACGCGATTCATGCCGAGGAGTTTTGCGAGGGCTGCAGTAATAATTGGAAGAGTGCCTGCTGAAGCCTTGGCGAGGGCGAACTGAGCGGCGGTTGCGGAGAGTCCAGCGGGCGCGGCCTGGGATGCGGCGGTGAGTGAAGCGGCAAAGGCAGCGGTGGCACCGACCACGAGACCGCGTTTGCGGAGGATGCCGGAGAGTTGGTCGAGGGCCTTGTCGACCCGCTTGCGGGCGGCGTCTTCGCCAATGCCGAGGGCGAGGCCGACTTCGCGATGATTGCGTCCTTCGAAGAAGCGCAGCAGCAGGGCTTGCCGATCCCTCTCAGGCAATGCGAGAAGGGCTTCGTCGAGGGCATCGGAAAGTGCGTGCGAATCTGCCGCGGGAGTTTTCATGGTGGTTTCCAGGGCGATGGCGGTTTGTTCGCGGCGTTGACGACGGGATTCGCCGCGCCACCATTGGCGGGCTTCGAACAAGGTGGTGTGATGCAGCCAGGCGGCGAGAGAGGTGTGGGATTGGAGCCAGATGGCCTTGCGGGCGAGGATCAGGAAAACGTTTTGGGTGATTTCCTCGGCAGCAGTGGCGTTGCCGGTACGGCGCAGGGCGGTGCCGAAGACAAGATTCGTATGCTGCTGAACGAGGGCGCGGAAGGCATCCTCCGAATGCTGATGGAGGTATTCCCTTAGCAGAGCTGAATCATTCATTTGAGTTGCCATTTCATCCTAAAGACTGCCGGGAGGGGGAGCAAACCGGAATGATTGAAAGGGTTTCAGATTGAAAGCTGAGAGTTGAAAGGCAGGTCGGGCAGAATTGAGTGAATTGTCGCGGGTGATAAATGAGGATTTTGCAACGAGAATTAAGCTTATTAAAGATATTTATTGAAATAGTTAGACTTCTTGCATAAAAGTGAGTTGATTGAGAATGCTCGTGAAAGAGTGTAGCTAACAGCACCTAACGGGCAGTTAATGGTAATTTCGGAATATTAAAATTTATATAGAAAGAGGGCAAAGGACGGGCAAAAGCGCAGAGGTGAGCGATAAGCCTCTGGTTTTAAGGCATCTGACGGGTTGCCGTTGAAGGGTGAATATCGCAGAATGTTATCGAGTCTATTAGATATATAGCACACAATGCTTCTTCAAATGGGTGCAGCTTATAGAGGAGTCTATGAGCGGGATCTGCCCTTAAAAAGAAGCAAACTAGCGAGCGATGTATGAAAAGCAGAAACTTTAGGAGGTGTCTTAAGCTTGGGGTGATATTAACCGTGGTGCCTTTGTTTTTGGCGTTAAGTTTGCGGGGACGTCAAACCAACACCGACTCTACAGAGGCAGTAGCCGATCTTTCCACGACCGAACCTGTAGTGTCGGTTAGCGACACGAATTCCAGCGACATGACAGTGGGGGTGGATGAGCCTGAGCCAGGCGAATTTCTGAGTGGCACGAACGCCGTGCCCGTTCCCGCGCCAAAACCTGCGGCGGCGAATGTGATGTTGAGTGGTGGCGCGGCAGAGGTGGCAAAGATGGCGCAATCGGGAGTGGATGAACAGGTGATGCTCGCCTTCGTGACGAATTATGCCAGCAAGTTCAATCTCGGTTCAGATCAAATCATTTACCTGAACGATTTGGGCGTGTCCGGGAATGTGGTGCGATCGATGATCCAGCGGGATTCGGATTTAAACACCTTGATAGCGCAAGGGCAGACGAATTTGACGCCGCAGGTTGAGACGAATGATTACGCGGCAACTAATCCGACGAATCTTTATTATCCGCCGAATTACACAGAGCAGCCGGCCACGCCGGTTGAGACTCCCCCCAATCCCGATTACGCGAACAACACCCCGGCTCCCTATGTGGATGGCGGGGACAACAGTTATTTCGATGACTCGCTGCAGCCGTATGGCAACTGGGTTTATGTGAGTGGTTACGGTCGTTGCTGGCAGCCGACAGTGTGTGTTTCCAATCGCGGTTGGCAGCCGTATTGTGACCGGGGTCGGTGGTTATACACCGATTGTGGCTGGTATTGGCAATCGGATTATTCCTGGGGCTGGGCACCGTTTCATTATGGGCGGTGGTTCTGTGATAACAATCGCGGTTGGATGTGGTGCCCGGGGAGAACGTGGGGACCCGCATGGGTGAGTTGGAGAAATTCGTCAGACTACTGTGGCTGGGCCCCATTGCCTCCGCAAGCGCATTGGTCAGGTCATGGGTTTCGTTATGGAAATCGGCCGGTGGGAGTGGGTTTCGAATTTGGTTTGCGCGCCAATCAGTATTGTTTCGTGCCCGTGGAGCGGTTTTGTGATTATGCGCCGTATCGTTACCGGGCTTCGGCGGGACAGTCGGCAAAATTTTACCACAACACAACGGTGGTAAATAACTTCACCTTTAAGGACCACAAAATCATCAATCAGGGTATTGACCCGAAGCACGTGGCAGCGGTGTCGCATACACAAGTGCCCACGGCCACGATCCAGGATACGCCTACGGGGCATGGTCAGCCGGCGCATGGGGAGCATTGGGCCAGAAATGGCGGGACGATTGAGGTGTTTCGTCCGCAGTTGCCGCCCAAGCCTGCCGGGCATCCAGCAAGCGGCGACGTGAAGGCTGGGGGAATTGTGCGTGGCGGGTTTGGATCGGGTCACACCGCAGCCGGTTCTGCAACGCAGCAACAGACTAAGCCAGTCATAGCTCCTCCGAAAGCCTGGGAAGCGCCGAGAACCGTGGTTGCCGGGAATCAACCAGCGACACCGGCAAAACCCACAATCCCCAATACGGCAATGGACACGAAGCCTGAAGCGGAACACGGGCACCATGGCTTGCCATCAAAAGGAACCGTGCCGATTGTGGTGAAGAAGGATGATCCAGCACCAACGACGGGTACCAGCGCTGGAACGAAAGCGCCAGTGCCATCTGCAAGCGCTCCGGCGAACCCAATTTACCTTAGCGGTGCAACCCATAATTCGCACGAAACCGTGCCGCCGAATTCATTGGTAATGATTGGTAAGAAGGATGCAAATCCCACAATTCCTCCAGCTACGAAGCCGGCTTTGCCAGCATTGCCCAATATGAATTTGGCGAATCAAACGGCTAACAATAGCGCGAGTTCTCCGACTCCGACGTGGCATCAACCCAATTCCAGTTACCAGCCGAATGTGCGTTATCATCCCAACACCGGATTGCCATCAACTGTAAATACGCTACCGAAGCCGACTGTTCCGCAGGCTTCTGCGAGTGCGAACCAGGCTGGCAATTATTACAATCCCGGCAACCGTTTCAATGGTTCCTCTGCAGCCATCACTGCGCCAAACACTGCGGTCGCACAGAATCAATGGGGTTCGCTGCCGCAGGCGACGCGTGCCGATCCATCAAAGGGGCAGGATTTCGGCAGGCCTTCGGGGCCTGCTTTTGGCAAGCCGTATTCGGCTGACCATGCGGCACCGAGCGTACCCCAGTGGACAATGCCAACGCGTCCTTCCACCAGTGTTTCCGGAGGAAATCATTCAGGAAATGGCTCTGCTGCGGCAGCCTCAACCTATCATGCCACGCCGTCCGCTCCAACGGTCCACTCGGCCTCGGCGGAAAGTCACTCGGCCCCGGCATCCTCTCATTCCTCCCCGGCACCCAGTTACTCGGCCCCCGTGCAGCATGCCGCTCCAGCAAGCTCAGGATCATCCCAGTCATCATCTTCCTCCTCCGGGAAGTCGAAGCCCTGAGCGCAGATAACCGCGTGGTTGCAAGCGAAAGCCTGTGTAAAACATCTGACAGGATATTGTGGCCAAAAGAAGTCTGAAACCGCTTTCTGCTTTGCAACCACGGTCTCTGTGGCACTATTAAGGCGTGGGCATAAGTATCCAGCAATTCAAGCAAATGAAGGAACGGGTGGACGGTTCCTCCAGTCGTGCGCCGTCGCCGGTCATGGGATCGGGGGTTCGCGGGCCAGCGAGCAAGCATCAAACAATTCTTGGCGTCGATCCCTCCCTGCGTGGAACGGGGTTTGGAATTATTCGGCTGGCCAAGCCGTATCCACAGACGCTGGTTCATGGAACCATTTCGTGTCCGGCTACCTGGGAGCATTCACGGTGCCTGGTCAAAATTGCCCAAACTCTCCGTGATGTAATCAAGCAGCACCAACCAACAGTGTGCGCCATCGAAGGCTTGTTTTTTGCTCAAAATTTGCAAACGGCGCTGATCATGGGTGAGGCACGCGGAGCTGCCATGGCGACGATTGGCGAGGCGGGATTGGAAATATTTGAAATCGCACCGCGGAAAGTGAAACAGGCGATCGTTGGTTATGGAGCGGCCCAAAAAATGGCCGTTGCCAAGATGGTCCAGCGCATGTTGCATTTGTCCGAACTGCCTGAACCCGATGCCGCAGATGCCCTGGCGCTGGCGCTCGCGCAAGCGCAGGATGGCGGTCGTTATGCCATCAACGCGCCAAAACGGATTTGAAAGCCGCCCTACTTTCGGGTAGTCACCCTGCTGCACAATGATCAATTTTTTACATGGCAAGTTAGTCGAGGCGCTGCCGACCCAGGTAACTGTCGACGTTAATGGCGTGGGCTATGAAGTGCTTATTCCGCTCTCATCGTTCGACAAACTCCCTCAGCCCGGCGGTGAAGTGAAGCTGCTGACGCATCTGGCCATTCGTGAAGATGCGCACGTGCTTTATGGGTTCATGACTGCGGGTGAGCGGGAAATGTTCCGCTTGCTCATGAACACGGTTACCGGCATTGGCCCTAAACTGGCCCTGAACATTTTAAGCGGGATGAATGTCACCATGTTAAGGGGGGCTGTCTCCAACGGTGATGTTAAATCACTTTCGCAAATTTCCGGTGTGGGCAAGAAAACCGCCGAACGCATTGTGGTGGAGTTGAAGGACAAGATGGGAGCCGCCGGCGCATGGGAGGCTGCCAGTGCACAACGCAGCCTGTCTGAGCCTGATCAACGGGTGAATGACGCGGTGCTTGCCTTGATGGCGCTCGGCTTTAAACAACCCGAGGCACATGACACTGTCCGGTCGGCCCAGGTTCTGTTGGGCCAGCAGGCGACAGTGGAAGATTTGGTGCGAGCCAGTTTGAAGAAAGGGGCGTGATGACGAGGGTCGCGGTTAAATCCTCTGGTGTGGTGGTGCCTCATGCGCCCAAGTGGTATCAGCGGCTTGGGGCATTTATCGTGTACCTGCTTATCCGCGCTGTTTCATTAACCATCCGCTTCAAGCGCATTGATCGTTCCGAATATTACGAGGGCAAGGAACCAGGCCCCAGTATTTATTGTGTCTGGCACAATCGACTGCCACTTTCGATGTATTGTTATTATAGCTACATTAAAAAGTACAACCGTAGCGAAGGTTTGGCCTCGATGGTGAGCGCGAGCAAGGATGGGGGATTTCTGGTGGGTGTGCTCGAATGCTACGGCGTTCAGCCCATTCGCGGCTCCAGCAGTCGGCGTGGCGCCCAAGCCTTGCGCGAACTCACATCGTGGGCGCGCAGAGGTTATGATTTGTCAATCACTCCCGATGGACCGCGCGGACCTTGTTACCAGGTACAGGAGGGGATCGTTGCATTGGCACAATTGACCGAATTTGCGATCATGCCGGTTACCTACAACCTAAGCTGGAAAATCACGTTGAATAGCTGGGATAGATTCCAAATACCGCTGCCATTCTCCCGTTGCGAAATCATTTACGAGAAACCGATTCGCGTTCCCCGCAGCGCCACCGAATCCGAGCGCGAAACTTATCGTCAACAATTGGAGCAGGTGCTCAGGGGCATATCAAAGGATTGAGTTCCCGATATGAAAATTCTCTATGTCGAAAATCATTCAATCTTTGCGCAGCAAGTTATAAATTTGTTTCTATCCGAACATAAGGTAACGGTCCGCCCCAGTCTGGCTCAAGCCAGGCAGGAACTCACGGAAGAGTCTTATGACCTGCTGCTAATTGATTACGATCTGGATGATGGCAAAGGAACAGAGCTGGTTATTGAGCTTCGCGAAAAAGCTTCGGCCCTGTTTATCATAGCAGGCTCTTCGCATGAGGCCGGAAACCAGGCCTTGCTTAAGGCCGGCGCCAATGCGGCCTGCAGCAAAATGGAATTCAACAAAATTGCCGAGGTGATTCGGCGTGTTCAGGCGCTAAATTAAATTAAAGAAGCTGTGAAGTGCTGCTTGATTCTATTTCGATGAAAATCCGGACCGGTAATGCTCGTAACGTTGCGTTACCGATTTGACATAATTTTTTGTGCTGGGAAAACCAATCTGCTCGATGAAGGCCTGGCTGTTCGTGGCGGCGGCACCGTGTCCCCATTTCAGGACATTGCTTCTTCCTGCATTATAGTCAGCCAAGGCATAAGGCAGAGGATTGTCCGTCCTGGCATATCGTTTGAGCAGTTTCTGCAGATACCAGGTACCCGCGAGAGTATTGGTGACGGGATCAAAAAGATGCTCCGGGTTGAGGTTGCCCAAATGTTCAGCATCGGTCCAATCCTTGCCCGCGGCTTTCGGAATGATCTGCATCAAACCGATTTCTCCGGCCCGGCCGGTCAGTCCCGGATTGAAACAGCTTTCCCGCCATACCACCGCTTTAACAAGCGCCGGGTCAACGCCATAGTGCGCAGCGGCGCTAAAAATCGGCCCATCCTGGCTATGTTCACGCCAATTAAACCAGCGCCAAAAGCCAATGAGCCCGCCCAAAAGCATTAGCAACGAAATTACGATGGCTGCAGGCCGTTTCACCTCCCTCTTGTACCGAAGGCGGGGCGTGAACGGGAAGCGAAAAACGAACGCTTCCAGCCTTTGCGAATCCCTGTTTTTAAACTATCTTGGTGCCGATGATCGCTCGCGTGACCTTGGAAATTGCCCTCCGCAAGGAATTCGACTACCTCATCCCCTCGGAATTGGCAAGCCAGGTGGATGTGGGAAGTCGTGTCCAGGTTCCGTTCGGTGCGCGCAAAGTTTTGGGCTGTGTGACGGCGATGGCGGAGGAATCGGCTCATGCGAATTTACGCCCCATCCTCAAAGTTATAGGAGCCCAAACACTGGTCACTCCCAAAATCCTCAAACTGGCCCGCTGGATTGGTGAATACTATTGCTGTCCGCCCGAGATCGCCCTTAAGAGCGTCCTGCCTGACGCCGTCCGCAAGGAACAGGCCGGATGGCGCGAGCGTTTATTTGTAAGGGCTTTGCCTCAAACTGAGCCATTACCCAAGCTGCCCAAACGGCAGCAAGAAGTTTACCGGATACTGGAAGAGCGAAAGGAATTGCCGTTACAGGAACTCATTGATCTTGCTGAAACCACGGCAGCGACGGTGCGGAGTCTGGAGGACAAGGGCCTGGTTACGATCACCACGGAAATCTCGGAACGCGACCCCTACGCACATGAGCATATTTTGCCTTCACAACCGCTGCCGCTGAATCCTCAGCAGGCCCGCGCGCTAGAGCGGATCATTGCCGCCATGGATGGCCAGCAAGCCAAGCCATCAACTGCCAGCGCCGGTGACATGACGCCGGTTTCCAGTTCAAATAATTTTCGGTTGCAGTCTGATGACGTCCCGCAGACGGAACCGAAGAATGCCAGCTCTGTTTTTCTGCTGCATGGCGTAACCGGCAGCGGCAAGACCGAAGTGTATTTGCAAGCCCTGGCCCATGCGTTGGAGCAAGGGAAGGGCGCGATTGTGTTGGTGCCGGAGATTTCCCTCACGCCGCAAACGGTGGAGCGATTTAAAGCGCGCTTCAGTTCCGGCCCGCTGCAAACGTTGGTGGCCGTTTTGCACAGTCATCTCTCAGCCGGCGAGAGGCATGACGAATGGCATAAGATTCGCCAGGGGCGCGCACGGATTGTCATCGGCGCACGCTCGGCGATTTTTGCGCCGGTGGATCCGTTGGGCTTGATCATCGTTGATGAGGAGCATGAGCATACCTACAAACAGGAGGAGTCGCCGCGCTACCATGCGCGTGACGTGGCGATTGTTCGGGGTCGAATGGAAGGCGCCACAGTGGTGCTGGGTTCGGCGACGCCCTCCATGGAAAGTTTTTATAATTGCAGCCGGGGGAAGTACATTTTGTTGGAAATGCTGGAACGGGTGGACGCCAAAAAGATGCCTTTGGTACGCGTGGTCGATATGAGGCAGGCAATGCGCAAGGGCAAGAGCATTCCCATTTACTCCCCGCAGTTAAAGGAAGCAATTCAGCAGCGCTTGGAACGCAAGGAGCAGACCATTTTGTTTTTGAATCGTCGGGGATATTCCACTTCACTCCAATGCCCTCTGTGCGGATTTGTAGCGCAATGCCCCAATTGCAGTGTTTCGTTGACCTATCATCGACGCGCGCAAATTCTTTGTTGTCATGTCTGTGGTCACACCGAGCCAGTTCCTTCCTTCTGCCCGGGGCCAAAGTGTGGCAATCCAGACATTCGTTATGCCGGCTTGGGCACCGAAAAGGTGGAAGACACATTGCTGAAGCTTTTCCCACACGCACGCATCAAGCGGATGGATTCCGACACGCTCAAGAAGAAGGATGATTACCGTCGAATTTTGGGAGACTTTCGGCTGGGTAAGATCGATATCCTGGTCGGCACGCAAATGATTGCCAAGGGACTGCATTTTCCCAATGTGACTCTGGTAGGGATTGTTTATGCCGATATGGCGCTGCATCTTGCCGATTTTCGCGCCGGGGAACGCACGTTCCAACTGTTGACGCAGGTGGCTGGCCGCGCCGGGCGCGGAGACATTGAAGGGGAGGTGTTCGTGCAATCCTTTACGCCCTTTCATCCGGCGATCCAATATGCCCGGCGTCACGACTTTGCCGGATTTTACGAGCAGGAACTTGAGTTTCGCGAGCAGTTGAAATATCCGCCGGTAAGTCGTGTGGCAATGCTCACCTTGAAAGGTCGTAACGAAGAGAAGGTGAAACTATCTGCGGACCATTTGCGACGTGAGCTTGAAAAGGCATTGGCTGGAATCAAGGAGCTCATTATCGCCGGCCCTGCTCCCGCTCCGCTGGCGCGAGCAGAGTCGCTTTACCGTTATCAGATAATGCTGCGCGCGCGTCAGATGTCAGAAGTGAGCAAACGCCTCGCTGTGATGAATCAATCGCTGTCGCTGCCGGAGGACGTTTCACTGTCTATTGATATCGATCCGGTGAACCTCGCTTAAATCAAAGTTCAAAGGGGACATCGCACATGTCACGCATCCGTCTCTCCTTTGCGCCCGGCATTGTATTGAAGAATATTAATTGCGCTTCGTTGATCTTAAACCAAATATCAGAGCTGACTTGAAACGATTTTGACTGGAGTGCCAGATCACAAGGAGGGTGAATGTTGAAAATGTAAGTAAAACGTTCCTCATCGCTCTTCAATCCTTTTCTGGATGCGTCGTTTCGTTCCATAATTCAAAAGCCTCAAACCATTACTAATTGACCTTCGCAGCTTTGACAATCTCTTCCACCAGCTCATCACTCGTCCACTGATTGCCTGTAAAAATCTTTTGCACCTTGCCCTGGGTGTCGATGACGACGGTGCGGAGATTGTGAGTGATGCTGCCACCTTCATTGCCGAACTTTTCGCCTACCTGGTCGGCAATCGCCGTGGTTTCCACAATATCGCCGCTCACAAAATTCCAATAATTTGAATCGTGATAATAACGGTTGGCATAGGCCTGCAAAGTTGCTGGTGTGTCCGATTCAGGGTCGAAGGAAATAGAGAGCAAATGCCAGTTGGTGGGGGCATTAGGCGTGGAGAGCAATGTCCTTTGGGTTTGGGAAAAGTTTTTGGACATCAAAGGGCAGAAATTGGGGAGAGGGCACTTGGTAAAGATAAAAGTGAAGGCCAGCGCCTTGCCCTTGAAATCGGCAGTGCTGACAGCTTGCCCCATCTCGTTGGTAAAATGATAGGCGGGCAGGGGATCGCCTATATTCAAAGGCTCCACATCGCGAACGATGTGGAAGGTCGAAGCTCGGGACGGCAATTCCGATGTCTTGGGAGCCACGTCCAGTTTCTTGACCTGATCGATCCACGCGTCGTCTCCGGCCACGACGAGGCGGAATGAGATAACGTCGCCCGATTTTAAGTCGTGCAGTTCGTTGGTATTTTTAACGTCAAACGGCATGGTCATCGCCGGCATATAGTTGGTGCCAGAACTAGTAACCGCTTCATGCTTGATGACGGCAGATTTGCCATCCGCCTTGATTTCCTT
Coding sequences within:
- a CDS encoding RNA polymerase sigma factor, giving the protein MNDSALLREYLHQHSEDAFRALVQQHTNLVFGTALRRTGNATAAEEITQNVFLILARKAIWLQSHTSLAAWLHHTTLFEARQWWRGESRRQRREQTAIALETTMKTPAADSHALSDALDEALLALPERDRQALLLRFFEGRNHREVGLALGIGEDAARKRVDKALDQLSGILRKRGLVVGATAAFAASLTAASQAAPAGLSATAAQFALAKASAGTLPIITAALAKLLGMNRVHLALAGAVLLLTPLLWQGAQLFSLHQEQERMRTLLASLQSSRDLAATSESEILRQLKAASNRLARANSQPTSPSALISTNNLDPRLFSWDESADYVRVPKKSLPWLAFDGHNSSWDFGSIPGDEEKVITGYGHLSPTLLKALGLDANGQSRLQSYVQAGVQQYSLHADSLAHIQGPEALPANTPSFVKTNSDTRVWSLPTLDESADTNLKNQFVEGVVQLIGEERTEALFHQAGQDRSLFLLFQDFGKTQPMIVLTPLPAGGVSLARRFDNGEHPQWQSIDKLRISEVINSAPEGVFNPMRGFIDRPMPPQLVDYLRQWQQAHPEIPDAPTKNK
- a CDS encoding DUF6600 domain-containing protein, which encodes MKSRNFRRCLKLGVILTVVPLFLALSLRGRQTNTDSTEAVADLSTTEPVVSVSDTNSSDMTVGVDEPEPGEFLSGTNAVPVPAPKPAAANVMLSGGAAEVAKMAQSGVDEQVMLAFVTNYASKFNLGSDQIIYLNDLGVSGNVVRSMIQRDSDLNTLIAQGQTNLTPQVETNDYAATNPTNLYYPPNYTEQPATPVETPPNPDYANNTPAPYVDGGDNSYFDDSLQPYGNWVYVSGYGRCWQPTVCVSNRGWQPYCDRGRWLYTDCGWYWQSDYSWGWAPFHYGRWFCDNNRGWMWCPGRTWGPAWVSWRNSSDYCGWAPLPPQAHWSGHGFRYGNRPVGVGFEFGLRANQYCFVPVERFCDYAPYRYRASAGQSAKFYHNTTVVNNFTFKDHKIINQGIDPKHVAAVSHTQVPTATIQDTPTGHGQPAHGEHWARNGGTIEVFRPQLPPKPAGHPASGDVKAGGIVRGGFGSGHTAAGSATQQQTKPVIAPPKAWEAPRTVVAGNQPATPAKPTIPNTAMDTKPEAEHGHHGLPSKGTVPIVVKKDDPAPTTGTSAGTKAPVPSASAPANPIYLSGATHNSHETVPPNSLVMIGKKDANPTIPPATKPALPALPNMNLANQTANNSASSPTPTWHQPNSSYQPNVRYHPNTGLPSTVNTLPKPTVPQASASANQAGNYYNPGNRFNGSSAAITAPNTAVAQNQWGSLPQATRADPSKGQDFGRPSGPAFGKPYSADHAAPSVPQWTMPTRPSTSVSGGNHSGNGSAAAASTYHATPSAPTVHSASAESHSAPASSHSSPAPSYSAPVQHAAPASSGSSQSSSSSSGKSKP
- the ruvC gene encoding crossover junction endodeoxyribonuclease RuvC, which gives rise to MGISIQQFKQMKERVDGSSSRAPSPVMGSGVRGPASKHQTILGVDPSLRGTGFGIIRLAKPYPQTLVHGTISCPATWEHSRCLVKIAQTLRDVIKQHQPTVCAIEGLFFAQNLQTALIMGEARGAAMATIGEAGLEIFEIAPRKVKQAIVGYGAAQKMAVAKMVQRMLHLSELPEPDAADALALALAQAQDGGRYAINAPKRI
- the ruvA gene encoding Holliday junction branch migration protein RuvA — its product is MINFLHGKLVEALPTQVTVDVNGVGYEVLIPLSSFDKLPQPGGEVKLLTHLAIREDAHVLYGFMTAGEREMFRLLMNTVTGIGPKLALNILSGMNVTMLRGAVSNGDVKSLSQISGVGKKTAERIVVELKDKMGAAGAWEAASAQRSLSEPDQRVNDAVLALMALGFKQPEAHDTVRSAQVLLGQQATVEDLVRASLKKGA
- a CDS encoding lysophospholipid acyltransferase family protein, whose translation is MTRVAVKSSGVVVPHAPKWYQRLGAFIVYLLIRAVSLTIRFKRIDRSEYYEGKEPGPSIYCVWHNRLPLSMYCYYSYIKKYNRSEGLASMVSASKDGGFLVGVLECYGVQPIRGSSSRRGAQALRELTSWARRGYDLSITPDGPRGPCYQVQEGIVALAQLTEFAIMPVTYNLSWKITLNSWDRFQIPLPFSRCEIIYEKPIRVPRSATESERETYRQQLEQVLRGISKD
- a CDS encoding response regulator yields the protein MKILYVENHSIFAQQVINLFLSEHKVTVRPSLAQARQELTEESYDLLLIDYDLDDGKGTELVIELREKASALFIIAGSSHEAGNQALLKAGANAACSKMEFNKIAEVIRRVQALN
- a CDS encoding lytic transglycosylase domain-containing protein, which codes for MKRPAAIVISLLMLLGGLIGFWRWFNWREHSQDGPIFSAAAHYGVDPALVKAVVWRESCFNPGLTGRAGEIGLMQIIPKAAGKDWTDAEHLGNLNPEHLFDPVTNTLAGTWYLQKLLKRYARTDNPLPYALADYNAGRSNVLKWGHGAAATNSQAFIEQIGFPSTKNYVKSVTQRYEHYRSGFSSK